A single region of the Triticum dicoccoides isolate Atlit2015 ecotype Zavitan chromosome 2B, WEW_v2.0, whole genome shotgun sequence genome encodes:
- the LOC119363241 gene encoding probable serine/threonine-protein kinase WNK1 produces the protein MMGARANASANAADCGEYAELDPTGRYGRYNDVLGKGASKTVYRAFDEYQGMEVAWNQVKLYDFLQCPDDLERLYCEIHLLKTLKHKNIMKFYTSWVDVSARHINFITEMFTSGTLRQYRQKHRKVNIWAVKDWCRQILSGLLYLHSHNPPIIHRDLKCDNIFVNGNQGEVKIGDLGLAAILRKSHAVHCVGTPEFMAPEVYAEEYNELVDIYSFGMCVLEMVTFEYPYSECSHPVQIYKRVISGTKPEALYKVKDPMVRQFVEKCLTTASERLTARELLNDPFLRIDGMALCSGDGDYTLLNNYLRQPYLRHAYSNGSVMSNGFSESIDEGAPTEFEDDDTKADGIDLFNGHEDEPLGTVDIAIKGRKSEDGGIFLRLRITDDDGRVRNIYFPFDVEADTALSVATEMIGELDITDHEVTRIAEMIDGELSALVPDWMAGPGIEEAPDAAYCHNCGSNVSSCGSLFDYMSSNSRGCRCAELHGRFEEITFQAADEEQSGLHDSGGSSDDGSAQKEQHVKDKEPIRLNGFPKMGRRGLSDRLCFSSFQERSCPTENYESDADHQSKGFDIKHEVKMAKYKARKMAHLKRAIHPSLDFDNTTNGASRTKPTLSKLESFHVGKHHNFRVPTCQRSPGTASSPGTASTDQHSGMSNQVCPSPGAQRALRTESSPDCMFTARNYYTGAQLPPNLPRTKSVPLSAMDA, from the exons ATGATGGGCGCCAGGGCCAACGCTAGCGCCAACGCGGCCGACTGCGGGGAGTACGCGGAGCTCGACCCCACCGGCCGGTACGGAAGG TACAACGACGTCCTCGGCAAGGGCGCGTCCAAGACCGT GTACCGGGCGTTCGACGAGTACCAGGGGATGGAGGTGGCGTGGAACCAGGTGAAGCTGTACGACTTCCTGCAGTGCCCCGATGACCTGGAGCGCCTCTACTGCGAGATCCACCTCCTCAAGACGCTCAAGCACAAGAACATCATGAAGTTCTACACCTCCTGGGTCGACGTCTCTGCCCGCCACATCAACTTCATCACCGAGATGTTCACCTCCGGCACCCTCCGCCA GTACAGGCAGAAGCACAGGAAGGTGAACATATGGGCGGTCAAGGACTGGTGCCGGCAGATCCTCAGCGGCCTGCTGTACCTACACAGCCACAATCCACCCATCATCCACCGGGACCTCAAGTGCGACAACATCTTCGTCAATGGTAACCAGGGCGAGGTCAAGATCGGCGACCTCGGCCTTGCCGCCATCCTCCGCAAGTCCCACGCTGTTCACTGCGTAG GTACGCCTGAGTTCATGGCGCCGGAGGTGTACGCCGAAGAATACAACGAGCTGGTGGACATATACTCCTTCGGGATGTGCGTGCTTGAGATGGTCACCTTTGAGTACCCGTATAGCGAATGCTCGCACCCGGTGCAGATCTACAAGAGAGTGATCTCT GGTACTAAGCCTGAAGCTTTGTACAAGGTGAAAGATCCAATGGTGAGGCAATTTGTTGAGAAATGTCTGACCACTGCTTCCGAGAGGCTCACGGCAAGAGAGCTGCTCAATGACCCTTTCCTGCGCATTGATGGCATGGCTCTATGTTCTGGGGATGGGGATTACACCCTGTTGAACAATTACCTTCGGCAGCCCTACCTAAGGCATGCTTACAGTAATGGGTCCGTGATGAGCAATGGGTTCTCAGAAAGCATTGACGAAGGTGCACCGACGGAGTTTGAAGATGACGACACTAAAGCTGATGGCATTGATCTGTTCAACGGCCACGAAGATGAGCCTCTTGGCACTGTGGACATCGCAATCAAAGGGAGAAAAAGTGAGGATGGAGGAATCTTCCTCAGACTACGAATTACAGATGATGATG GCCGGGTACGCAACATCTATTTTCCGTTCGATGTTGAGGCTGATACTGCATTAAGTGTGGCAACTGAGATGATAGGCGAGCTGGACATAACTGACCATGAGGTTACTCGTATCGCTGAGATGATCGATGGCGAGCTTAGTGCATTGGTGCCAGATTGGATGGCCGGTCCAGGCATAGAGGAAGCTCCTGACGCTGCATACTGCCATAACTGTGGATCCAATGTGTCATCATGTGGTTCGCTTTTTGACTACATGTCGTCGAATTCTCGTGGTTGCCGATGTGCAGAACTGCATGGGAGGTTTGAAGAGATCACATTCCAAGCTGCCGATGAAGAGCAATCTGGTTTGCATGACTCAGGGGGCAGCTCTGATGATGGAAGCGCTCAAAAAGAGCAACATGTCAAAGACAAGGAACCCATACGCCTGAATGGGTTCCCAAAGATGGGTAGAAGAGGTCTttctgatcggctttgcttcagttCTTTCCAGGAGCGGTCGTGCCCAACCGAGAATTATGAGAGCGACGCCGATCATCAGTCGAAGGGGTTCGACATAAAGCATGAAGTGAAGATGGCCAAGTACAAAGCGCGGAAAATGGCACACCTGAAGAGAGCTATTCATCCATCTCTGGACTTCGACAACACCACCAATGGAGCAAGCAGGACGAAGCCTACACTGAGCAAGCTGGAGTCTTTCCATGTTGGCAAGCACCACAATTTCCGTGTACCGACCTGCCAGCGAAGCCCCGGCACAGCAAGTAGCCCTGGCACAGCAAGCACCGATCAGCATTCAGGCATGAGTAACCAAGTGTGTCCGAGCCCAGGAGCCCAAAGGGCCCTGCGCACCGAGAGCAGCCCGGACTGTATGTTCACAGCCAGAAACTATTATACTGGAGCTCAGTTGCCACCAAACCTCCCAAGAACAAAATCTGTACCCCTAAGCGCCATGGACGCCTGA